The following are encoded together in the Pedobacter sp. D749 genome:
- a CDS encoding G-D-S-L family lipolytic protein, translated as MKKYILNSFVAAAILFTAACKPEIETPAGSTAGQANFSKYIAVGNSLTSGFADGGLYLEGQKVAYPNLIAAKMASVGGGAFTSPFFTDAQANGSGYISLTALVNGVPTLTPVLGNGWRNSPTNSRLFKYSGEIQNLGIPGMRVDLSFDPTLTFSAANPYFERLLTDAQVGKTNYFQYIQGRNHTFFSLWLGNNDVLGYALNGAVTVTGDPTTVLTDKVTFSSLYANFLNALTAGGQKGIVATIPDVTAVPYFHTVTVAALLNAAKAINPAAAAIYIQTGTGVVRPATAEDLIRLPFQSEGIFGKPNGSGIPYGLHPLNPIENKWVLDKDEVVKVKDYVNSYNSSIKSLATSKGLAIADTYAYFNQVKTGINVQGVGINASFITGGAFSLDGIHLTPRGNAAIANVFIDAINAKYGSTVPSVDITQYRGVKFPDK; from the coding sequence ATGAAAAAATATATATTAAATAGTTTCGTTGCTGCTGCCATTCTTTTTACCGCAGCCTGCAAACCAGAAATAGAAACACCTGCAGGCTCTACTGCCGGACAAGCTAATTTTAGCAAGTACATTGCCGTAGGCAACTCTTTAACTTCTGGCTTTGCCGATGGAGGCTTATATTTAGAAGGCCAAAAAGTAGCTTATCCAAATTTAATTGCAGCCAAAATGGCTTCAGTTGGTGGTGGAGCATTCACTTCTCCATTTTTTACTGACGCACAAGCTAATGGTTCTGGATATATTTCACTTACAGCTTTAGTAAATGGTGTCCCAACTTTAACTCCTGTTTTAGGTAATGGTTGGCGTAATTCGCCAACAAATAGTCGTTTATTTAAATATTCTGGCGAAATCCAAAATTTGGGTATTCCTGGTATGCGTGTCGATTTATCTTTCGACCCAACACTTACTTTTAGTGCCGCCAATCCATATTTCGAGCGTTTATTAACTGATGCACAAGTGGGTAAAACCAATTACTTTCAGTATATACAGGGCAGAAACCATACCTTTTTCTCGCTTTGGTTGGGAAATAATGATGTATTGGGGTATGCTTTAAATGGTGCAGTTACCGTTACAGGTGATCCAACTACTGTATTAACAGATAAAGTAACATTTTCATCATTGTATGCTAATTTTTTAAATGCATTAACTGCTGGTGGTCAGAAAGGTATCGTGGCAACTATTCCTGATGTAACTGCTGTTCCTTATTTTCATACGGTTACCGTAGCTGCTTTATTAAATGCTGCTAAAGCAATTAATCCTGCAGCGGCAGCTATTTATATTCAAACAGGAACGGGTGTGGTAAGGCCTGCAACTGCTGAAGATTTAATCCGTTTGCCGTTTCAATCAGAAGGCATATTTGGAAAACCAAATGGTTCTGGAATTCCTTATGGCTTACACCCCTTAAATCCGATAGAAAATAAATGGGTATTGGATAAAGATGAGGTAGTTAAGGTGAAGGACTATGTAAACAGTTATAACAGCAGTATTAAATCTTTAGCTACCAGCAAAGGCCTGGCCATTGCAGATACTTATGCTTATTTTAATCAGGTTAAAACTGGTATTAATGTTCAGGGTGTTGGTATCAACGCTTCATTTATTACGGGTGGCGCATTCTCTTTAGATGGTATTCACTTAACGCCTCGTGGAAATGCAGCAATTGCCAATGTATTTATTGATGCCATTAATGCTAAATACGGTTCTACTGTACCTTCTGTTGATATTACACAATATAGGGGAGTAAAATTCCCTGATAAATAA
- a CDS encoding OmpP1/FadL family transporter: MKKFLLSALLSAPLWVLGQGFQVNLQGQKQIGMAGAGSALALDEASVFYNPGAVTFLEKNSVSAGVNPLLFKSAFKQSGSNVTEDVKNKIAPPFEFYAVWGPKSNKWKLGLGVYTPFGGLVDWGDNWSGKYALTSLNLKAIYFQPTLSIKITDRIGIGAGFVYNHGEVNLQRALPVNYPDGRSGHVTLDGTGTGYGWNAGLYIKTLSNISFAIVHKSKVITKLDGGTADFTVPQSLAGSFPAGNTFNAELPLPATTSLGVGIPLSKSTVLAFDASWVQWHIYKELAFDYATNTSALADTKSARNYHDGSSFKLGINHQASEKLALRAGVGYAFSPVQDGYVTPEAPDADRYILSAGLGYTPTRHFEVNASFFFEDVKSRKQKNIETGLDGTFKTLVYAPGLSLTYKW; the protein is encoded by the coding sequence ATGAAAAAATTTTTATTGAGCGCATTACTTTCTGCTCCACTTTGGGTTTTGGGGCAGGGTTTCCAGGTTAATTTACAAGGTCAGAAACAAATTGGTATGGCTGGTGCAGGTTCTGCATTGGCTTTAGATGAGGCTTCTGTATTTTATAATCCCGGTGCAGTAACTTTCTTAGAGAAAAACTCAGTTTCCGCAGGTGTAAACCCACTATTATTTAAATCAGCTTTTAAACAGAGCGGTTCGAATGTTACAGAAGATGTAAAAAACAAAATTGCTCCTCCTTTCGAGTTTTATGCGGTTTGGGGACCAAAATCAAACAAATGGAAGCTAGGCCTGGGGGTTTATACACCATTTGGTGGTTTGGTAGATTGGGGCGATAACTGGTCTGGTAAGTATGCACTAACCTCATTAAATTTAAAAGCCATTTATTTCCAACCTACTTTAAGTATTAAAATTACTGATCGTATTGGTATAGGGGCAGGCTTTGTTTATAACCATGGCGAAGTAAACCTTCAACGCGCACTTCCGGTAAATTATCCTGACGGACGTTCTGGTCATGTTACCTTAGATGGTACAGGAACAGGTTATGGATGGAATGCTGGTTTATACATTAAAACCTTAAGCAATATCTCGTTTGCTATCGTACATAAATCGAAAGTAATTACCAAACTGGATGGTGGTACTGCAGATTTTACAGTTCCGCAATCATTAGCAGGATCTTTTCCTGCTGGCAATACATTCAATGCCGAACTGCCTTTGCCTGCAACAACCAGTTTAGGTGTAGGTATTCCTTTATCGAAAAGTACGGTTTTAGCATTTGATGCAAGTTGGGTGCAGTGGCACATTTACAAAGAACTGGCTTTTGATTATGCAACAAATACTTCGGCATTAGCTGACACAAAATCAGCGCGTAACTATCATGATGGTTCATCATTTAAATTGGGTATCAATCACCAGGCATCAGAGAAATTGGCTTTAAGAGCGGGTGTAGGTTATGCTTTTTCTCCGGTTCAGGATGGTTATGTAACACCAGAAGCACCAGATGCTGATCGTTACATTTTAAGTGCAGGTTTAGGTTATACACCTACCCGCCATTTCGAAGTTAATGCATCGTTCTTTTTTGAAGATGTAAAATCGCGTAAACAGAAAAATATCGAAACAGGTTTGGATGGTACTTTTAAAACTTTGGTTTATGCACCAGGTCTTTCATTAACTTATAAATGGTAG
- a CDS encoding DUF3467 domain-containing protein — protein sequence MEEQQNENQLNIELSEEIAEGIFSNLAIITHSNTEFVLDFIRVMPGIPKAKVKSRIILTPEHAKRLLSALEDNIEKFETVNGRIKAQEEPPFPMGFGGPTAQA from the coding sequence ATGGAAGAACAACAAAACGAAAATCAATTAAATATAGAATTATCAGAAGAAATTGCTGAAGGAATTTTTTCTAACCTGGCTATTATTACCCATTCAAATACCGAATTTGTATTAGATTTTATCCGTGTAATGCCAGGCATTCCGAAGGCAAAAGTAAAATCAAGAATTATCCTAACTCCGGAACACGCAAAGCGCTTATTATCAGCATTGGAAGATAATATTGAGAAGTTCGAGACGGTAAACGGCCGGATTAAAGCACAAGAGGAACCGCCTTTCCCGATGGGTTTTGGCGGACCGACTGCCCAAGCCTAA
- a CDS encoding TonB-dependent receptor domain-containing protein → MATNLLYAQNNHEQVGEYLITGSVTNLSTHLALVGANLSLSVPSSATHSDQNGNYKFSVKQGIYHLKCDFIGYIPLDTLVQVNSNVVLNLSLTISQQNLKEVKVKGTGSPKEIATQSLSILEGEQLDHTRGFSLGESLKSITGVTTFQTGPSIAKPIIHGLYSNRILILNNGVRLEAQQWGSEHAPEIDPFIANRLEVIKGAASIRYGSDAIGGVILAEPKALPKNPGMDGEINAIGMSNSRLGAFSGMLEGAFDKKLTGLSYRLQGTFKIAGNSSTPNYLLANTGLREQDGSAAVQYHHKNYGFEAYYSVFNTKLGIFQGAEVGSIADLKLAIEQTEPLTPSFFTYAIDRPYQTVNHQTLKLNSFYNFENGSKLRFQFANQTNTREEYDFLPLNGRINPELYLKINTQTADINYEHKDLGNFSGSFGFNGITQGNIRKYEYLIPNYRNYGGGAYFIEKYTHGNLLLEAGLRYDYRWLRAYKLNNNTALIETPTTHYQSASYTIGTTYSITDALKLSGNYSSAFRAPTVNELYSNGIHQSLVSYEIGNPDLHTERANNFNINLDYTTSRLLINVQAYYNSINNFIFANPTNQYTRTVRGPALVFNYTQADVYFRGLDFNLILKPVDSLELNSKTSLIYAYNKTIHDYLIYTPPSRFQNSIGYHFGNLSGLKRIFFSVEDVYVSKQSRVPVGQDYVLPPAGYNLINLQLSFRVNYLHNYADVSFAVNNLTNTAYRDYLDRFRYFTDEPGRNFIVRLKVPFKISKTTHTNR, encoded by the coding sequence TTGGCAACTAACTTATTGTATGCGCAAAATAACCATGAACAGGTAGGAGAATATCTGATAACGGGAAGCGTAACAAATCTTAGCACTCATTTGGCTCTGGTTGGTGCCAATCTTAGCCTCTCGGTTCCTTCGAGTGCAACGCACTCAGATCAGAACGGAAATTATAAATTTAGCGTTAAACAGGGTATTTATCACTTGAAATGTGATTTTATAGGATATATTCCTTTAGATACCTTAGTCCAGGTTAATTCTAATGTTGTACTTAATCTATCATTAACCATTTCCCAACAAAATTTAAAAGAGGTCAAGGTAAAAGGTACTGGTTCCCCTAAAGAAATCGCTACCCAAAGCCTATCTATATTGGAGGGAGAGCAGCTGGATCATACCCGAGGATTTAGCCTTGGAGAATCGTTAAAATCTATTACAGGTGTCACTACTTTTCAAACAGGTCCTTCCATTGCCAAGCCTATTATCCATGGTTTATATAGCAACCGAATTCTGATTTTAAACAATGGCGTACGACTGGAGGCTCAACAGTGGGGATCTGAACATGCTCCGGAAATTGATCCTTTTATTGCTAACCGGCTTGAAGTGATCAAAGGTGCTGCCAGCATCCGTTATGGATCGGATGCTATAGGTGGGGTGATTCTTGCTGAACCTAAAGCGCTGCCTAAAAACCCCGGAATGGATGGAGAAATAAACGCCATTGGGATGTCTAATAGTAGACTTGGCGCATTTTCAGGTATGCTGGAAGGCGCTTTTGATAAAAAGCTTACCGGATTAAGCTACCGTTTACAAGGAACTTTCAAAATTGCGGGAAACAGCAGTACGCCTAATTATCTGCTTGCAAATACCGGACTGAGAGAACAGGATGGTTCTGCAGCAGTACAGTACCATCATAAAAATTATGGATTTGAGGCTTACTATAGTGTGTTCAATACAAAGCTAGGTATCTTTCAGGGAGCAGAAGTAGGCTCCATTGCAGATTTAAAATTAGCTATTGAACAGACTGAACCTTTAACACCATCTTTTTTTACTTACGCCATTGATCGCCCCTACCAAACTGTAAATCACCAAACCTTAAAACTGAATAGCTTTTACAATTTTGAAAATGGCAGTAAGCTGCGGTTTCAATTTGCTAATCAGACCAATACCCGGGAAGAATATGACTTTTTGCCACTTAATGGAAGAATCAATCCAGAATTATATCTTAAAATCAATACACAGACTGCAGATATCAATTATGAACATAAAGATTTAGGCAATTTCTCAGGCTCATTTGGTTTTAATGGTATTACTCAGGGCAATATTCGAAAATATGAATACCTCATCCCTAATTACAGGAATTATGGAGGAGGAGCTTACTTTATAGAGAAATATACACACGGTAATTTATTGCTGGAAGCGGGTTTAAGGTATGATTACCGCTGGCTTAGGGCGTATAAACTGAATAACAATACAGCTTTAATAGAGACACCTACAACTCACTATCAGAGTGCCAGCTATACGATTGGTACCACGTATAGTATAACCGATGCATTAAAATTAAGTGGCAATTACAGTTCAGCTTTCAGGGCACCAACAGTTAACGAATTATACTCCAACGGAATACACCAGAGCTTAGTCTCCTATGAAATTGGAAATCCAGATTTACATACGGAGCGTGCCAACAATTTTAATATAAATTTAGATTATACCACTTCAAGGTTATTAATAAATGTTCAGGCTTATTATAACAGCATCAATAACTTTATCTTTGCAAATCCAACAAATCAATATACACGCACCGTTCGTGGACCTGCATTGGTTTTCAATTACACACAAGCTGATGTTTACTTTAGGGGACTGGATTTTAACTTAATCCTAAAGCCGGTAGATTCTCTGGAACTTAATTCAAAAACGTCACTGATTTACGCTTACAATAAAACCATTCATGATTATCTGATTTATACTCCTCCAAGTCGCTTTCAAAATAGTATCGGTTATCATTTTGGTAATTTATCAGGCTTAAAGCGTATTTTCTTTAGTGTGGAAGATGTTTATGTAAGTAAGCAATCCCGGGTACCAGTGGGGCAGGATTATGTGTTGCCACCTGCTGGTTATAATCTGATTAATTTACAACTGAGCTTTAGGGTAAACTACCTGCACAATTATGCCGACGTCAGCTTTGCCGTTAATAATTTAACCAATACAGCTTACCGTGATTACCTGGACCGCTTCCGTTATTTCACGGATGAGCCCGGAAGAAACTTTATTGTTCGCCTCAAAGTACCTTTTAAAATCTCAAAAACCACCCATACCAATCGGTAA
- the rpoC gene encoding DNA-directed RNA polymerase subunit beta' encodes MSYKKDNKLKSNFTSITISLSSPEIILERSSGEVLKPETINYRTYKPERDGLFCERIFGPVKDYECHCGKYKRIRYKGIVCDRCGVEVTEKKVRRERMGHIALVVPVAHIWYFRSLPNKIGYLLGLPTKKLDLIIYYERYVVIQSGLMAEEGINYMDFLTEEEYLDILDKLPKENQYLDDKDPNKFIAKMGAEALEDLLKRIDLDTLSYDLRHQAANETSQQRKNEALKRLQVVEAFRGANTRIENRPEWMIVKIVPVIPPELRPLVPLEGGRFATSDLNDLYRRVIIRNNRLKRLIEIKAPEVILRNEKRMLQEAVDSLFDNSRKVNAVKTEGNRALKSLSDILKGKQGRFRQNLLGKRVDYSARSVIVVGPSLKLHECGIPKDMAAELYKPFIIRKMIERGVVKTVKSAKKIVDRKDPLVWDILENVLKGHPVLLNRAPTLHRLGIQAFQPKLIEGKAIQLHPLVCTAFNADFDGDQMAVHLPLGNAAILEAQVLMLAAHNILNPANGTPITVPSQDMVLGLYYITKGRRTDETRVVKGQDSNFYSPEEVIIAYNEKELDLHAFIKVRVNVKQNDGSIVNKLTETTVGRVLFNQMVPEEVGYINELLTKKSLRDIIGEVVKMTGMARASQFLDDIKELGFRMAFQGGLSFNLQDVNIPVEKHTLLEQAAAEVEEVRNNYNMGFITNNERYNQIIDIWTRINNRLTTFVMTQLSSDNQGFNSVYMMLDSGARGSKEQIRQLCGMRGLMAKPQKSGSGGDIIENPILSNFKEGLSVLEYFISTHGARKGLADTALKTADAGYLTRRLHDVAQDMIVNSVDCGTLRGMYTTALKDQEDIVEPLYDRILGRTSLHDVYNPLDNTLLVSAGEDINEDVAKLIEESPLEGIEIRSVLTCENKRGVCALCYGRNLASGKRVQRGEAVGVIAAQSIGEPGTQLTLRTFHVGGTASNIAAESNIVAKFDGVIEFENIRTVDTQTEEGTVQVVLGRSGEFKIVEPGTGRIIVTNNIPYGAFLFVKEGDKLTKGDKICSWDPYNAVILSEFAGKAQFDAIIEGVTFREESDEQTGHREKVIIDTRDKTKNPSVQIVDKKGEFIKGYNIPVGAHVSVDEGEAIQTGQIIAKIPRATGKTRDITGGLPRVTELFEARNPSNPAVVTEIDGVVTLGGVKRGNREITIESKDGEVKKYLVPLSKHILVQDNDFVKAGMPLSDGSISPADILSIKGPAAVQEYLVNGIQEVYRLQGVKINDKHFEVIVHQMMQKVHIEDPGDTIFLENNAVDRWDFADENDAMYDKKVVEDAGDSTEIKPGQIVSLRKLRDENSQLKRKDLKQITVRDARPATASSILQGITRASLGTKSFISAASFQETTKVLNEAAIAGKRDNMLGLKENVIVGHLIPSGTGVRGYERIIVGSQEEYDKLLASKQEEVEA; translated from the coding sequence ATGTCTTACAAAAAGGATAATAAATTAAAAAGCAATTTCACATCAATCACGATTAGCTTATCGTCTCCAGAAATTATTTTGGAACGCTCAAGCGGTGAGGTGTTGAAACCAGAAACCATTAACTACCGTACTTACAAACCTGAGCGTGATGGTTTGTTCTGTGAGCGTATTTTTGGTCCGGTAAAAGATTACGAATGTCATTGCGGTAAATACAAACGTATCCGTTATAAAGGTATTGTTTGCGATCGTTGTGGCGTTGAAGTAACGGAGAAAAAAGTACGTCGTGAGCGTATGGGACACATTGCTTTAGTGGTTCCTGTTGCACACATCTGGTACTTCCGCTCTTTACCAAACAAAATCGGTTATTTATTAGGTTTACCTACTAAAAAATTAGATTTAATTATCTATTACGAGCGTTACGTAGTTATTCAATCAGGCTTAATGGCTGAAGAAGGTATCAACTATATGGACTTCTTAACGGAAGAAGAATATTTAGATATCTTAGATAAATTACCTAAAGAAAACCAATACTTAGATGATAAAGATCCTAATAAATTCATCGCCAAAATGGGTGCTGAAGCATTAGAAGATTTATTAAAACGTATTGATTTAGATACTTTATCTTATGATTTACGTCACCAGGCAGCTAACGAAACTTCTCAGCAACGTAAAAATGAGGCTTTAAAACGTCTTCAGGTTGTTGAAGCTTTCCGTGGTGCTAATACACGTATTGAGAATCGCCCTGAGTGGATGATTGTTAAAATCGTTCCGGTTATTCCACCAGAACTACGTCCGTTAGTGCCATTAGAAGGTGGTCGTTTCGCTACTTCCGATTTAAATGATTTATACCGTCGTGTAATTATCCGTAACAACCGTTTAAAACGTTTGATCGAGATTAAAGCACCAGAGGTAATTTTACGTAACGAGAAACGTATGTTGCAGGAAGCTGTAGATTCGTTATTCGATAACTCACGTAAAGTTAACGCGGTAAAAACTGAAGGTAACCGTGCTTTGAAATCACTTTCAGATATCCTGAAAGGTAAACAAGGTCGTTTCCGTCAGAATTTATTAGGTAAACGTGTGGATTATTCAGCTCGTTCGGTAATTGTTGTAGGGCCTAGCCTTAAATTACACGAGTGCGGTATTCCTAAAGATATGGCTGCTGAGCTTTACAAACCGTTCATTATTCGTAAGATGATTGAGCGTGGTGTGGTAAAAACAGTTAAATCTGCTAAGAAAATCGTTGATAGAAAAGATCCATTAGTTTGGGATATCTTAGAAAATGTATTAAAAGGTCACCCGGTATTATTAAACCGTGCACCTACGCTACACAGACTAGGTATTCAGGCTTTCCAGCCAAAATTAATTGAAGGAAAAGCAATCCAGTTACACCCGTTAGTTTGTACTGCATTCAACGCCGATTTTGATGGTGACCAGATGGCTGTCCACTTACCTTTAGGTAACGCAGCAATTTTGGAAGCCCAGGTATTGATGTTGGCCGCACATAACATCTTAAACCCTGCAAATGGTACGCCAATTACAGTACCATCACAGGATATGGTTTTGGGTCTTTACTATATTACTAAAGGCCGTAGAACAGATGAAACCAGAGTTGTAAAAGGACAGGATTCGAATTTCTATTCTCCGGAAGAAGTTATTATTGCTTATAACGAGAAAGAATTAGACTTGCATGCATTTATCAAAGTAAGGGTAAATGTGAAGCAAAATGATGGATCGATCGTTAATAAATTAACTGAAACAACAGTTGGTAGAGTATTATTCAACCAAATGGTTCCTGAAGAAGTTGGTTATATCAATGAGTTATTAACTAAAAAATCGTTAAGAGATATTATCGGTGAGGTAGTTAAAATGACTGGTATGGCACGTGCTTCTCAGTTCTTAGATGATATCAAAGAATTAGGATTCCGTATGGCATTCCAGGGAGGTTTATCGTTCAACTTACAAGACGTAAACATTCCGGTAGAAAAACATACTTTATTAGAACAGGCAGCTGCAGAAGTTGAAGAGGTAAGAAACAACTATAACATGGGTTTCATTACCAACAACGAGCGTTACAACCAGATTATCGATATCTGGACCCGTATCAACAACAGGTTAACTACTTTCGTTATGACTCAGTTATCTTCAGATAACCAAGGTTTTAACTCAGTTTACATGATGCTTGATTCAGGTGCACGTGGATCTAAAGAGCAGATTCGTCAGCTTTGCGGAATGCGTGGTTTGATGGCGAAACCTCAAAAATCTGGTTCAGGTGGTGATATCATTGAAAACCCGATCTTATCAAACTTTAAAGAAGGCTTATCGGTATTAGAGTACTTTATCTCTACTCACGGTGCGCGTAAAGGTTTGGCAGATACGGCGTTAAAAACAGCTGATGCGGGTTACTTAACCCGTCGTTTACATGATGTTGCACAGGATATGATTGTTAACTCAGTTGATTGTGGTACTTTAAGAGGTATGTACACAACTGCGTTGAAAGATCAGGAAGATATTGTTGAGCCATTATACGACAGGATTTTAGGCCGTACTTCATTACATGATGTTTATAATCCTTTGGATAACACATTGTTAGTAAGTGCAGGCGAAGATATCAACGAAGATGTTGCTAAACTGATCGAAGAGTCTCCATTAGAAGGTATCGAAATCCGTTCGGTATTAACTTGTGAGAACAAACGTGGTGTTTGCGCATTATGTTACGGTCGTAACCTGGCATCTGGTAAACGTGTTCAAAGAGGTGAGGCAGTTGGTGTAATTGCAGCACAATCAATCGGTGAGCCGGGTACACAGTTAACACTTCGTACTTTCCACGTGGGTGGTACTGCATCAAACATTGCTGCAGAATCTAACATCGTAGCTAAGTTTGATGGTGTAATCGAATTCGAAAATATCCGTACTGTAGATACACAAACAGAAGAAGGAACAGTTCAGGTAGTATTAGGTCGTTCAGGTGAGTTCAAAATTGTTGAACCAGGAACCGGACGTATCATTGTAACCAACAACATTCCTTACGGTGCATTCTTGTTCGTAAAAGAAGGTGATAAACTTACTAAAGGTGATAAAATCTGTTCATGGGATCCGTACAACGCGGTTATTCTATCAGAATTTGCCGGTAAAGCACAATTTGATGCCATTATTGAAGGTGTAACCTTCCGTGAAGAATCAGATGAGCAAACTGGTCACCGTGAAAAAGTAATTATCGATACACGTGATAAAACGAAAAACCCTTCAGTTCAGATCGTTGATAAGAAAGGTGAATTCATCAAAGGTTATAACATTCCGGTAGGAGCCCACGTTTCAGTTGATGAAGGTGAAGCCATCCAAACTGGTCAGATTATCGCTAAGATTCCTCGTGCAACTGGTAAAACCCGGGATATTACAGGTGGTTTACCTCGTGTAACCGAATTATTTGAAGCACGTAACCCATCTAACCCAGCTGTAGTAACTGAGATTGATGGTGTGGTAACTTTAGGTGGCGTTAAACGTGGTAACCGTGAGATCACAATCGAATCAAAAGATGGTGAAGTTAAAAAATACCTGGTTCCATTGTCTAAACACATCCTTGTACAGGATAATGACTTTGTGAAAGCAGGTATGCCGTTATCAGATGGTTCAATTTCTCCTGCGGATATCTTATCAATTAAAGGCCCTGCAGCGGTTCAGGAATACTTAGTAAATGGTATTCAAGAGGTTTACCGTTTACAAGGTGTGAAAATTAACGATAAGCACTTCGAGGTAATTGTTCACCAGATGATGCAGAAAGTTCACATTGAAGATCCGGGTGATACTATTTTCTTAGAAAACAATGCTGTTGACCGTTGGGATTTTGCCGACGAGAACGATGCGATGTACGACAAGAAAGTGGTTGAAGATGCAGGTGATTCGACAGAAATCAAACCAGGTCAAATTGTTTCATTACGTAAATTAAGAGATGAAAATTCTCAATTAAAACGTAAAGATTTAAAACAGATCACGGTTAGAGATGCAAGACCAGCAACTGCAAGTTCTATCTTACAAGGTATTACACGTGCGTCATTAGGTACTAAATCGTTCATTTCTGCGGCTTCGTTCCAGGAAACTACGAAAGTATTAAATGAGGCAGCTATTGCAGGTAAACGCGATAATATGTTAGGCTTGAAAGAAAACGTGATCGTTGGTCACTTAATCCCTTCAGGTACTGGTGTACGTGGTTACGAAAGAATCATCGTTGGTTCTCAGGAAGAATACGATAAATTATTAGCTTCGAAACAAGAAGAAGTAGAAGCTTAA
- a CDS encoding outer membrane beta-barrel protein, with the protein MRKYLLLPLFLLIFTVFSASAQVKSYIGFFGGLSSPIDNFAKSEYGEIYKENNKAGYAKNGFTFGVDGAWYFYKNLALAGVISYQDQGRLSHKDVENLSAGYTDGFAVDNSTVTSNKRYRNLNVLVGPQYSFLLHPKLILDVRAVAGVIKSFSTPELKVDLEDDPTHTFYQRSSTASTFAYGGGIGLRYSLTNKIGLALRGNYIGADGIKITNDNRNINAGRLVTKQPISEIQTTLGLSYNLK; encoded by the coding sequence ATGAGAAAATACTTATTATTACCGTTATTTTTATTAATTTTTACTGTTTTCAGCGCGAGTGCACAGGTTAAAAGTTATATCGGATTTTTTGGTGGATTATCCTCACCAATCGACAATTTTGCAAAGTCGGAGTATGGAGAAATCTATAAGGAGAACAACAAAGCAGGTTACGCAAAAAACGGTTTTACTTTTGGTGTAGACGGTGCCTGGTACTTCTATAAAAACCTTGCCTTAGCAGGTGTAATATCTTATCAGGATCAGGGAAGATTAAGCCATAAGGATGTAGAAAATCTTTCTGCAGGATATACGGATGGCTTTGCTGTAGATAATTCGACAGTTACTTCGAATAAACGCTACCGTAATCTAAATGTGCTGGTAGGCCCTCAATATTCGTTTCTACTTCATCCTAAACTGATCCTTGATGTGCGGGCAGTTGCTGGGGTGATTAAAAGTTTTTCTACACCAGAATTAAAAGTTGATTTGGAAGATGATCCTACACACACTTTTTACCAGCGTAGTTCTACTGCGTCTACATTTGCTTATGGCGGCGGAATAGGATTACGCTATAGCTTAACCAATAAAATAGGTCTCGCTTTAAGAGGAAATTACATTGGTGCTGATGGAATTAAGATCACTAACGATAACCGTAATATCAATGCGGGCAGATTGGTGACTAAACAACCTATATCCGAAATACAGACTACTTTAGGTTTATCTTATAACCTTAAATAA